The following are encoded together in the Deinococcus soli (ex Cha et al. 2016) genome:
- the pdhA gene encoding pyruvate dehydrogenase (acetyl-transferring) E1 component subunit alpha produces MVQCLAPDGSVVREDLLPNPATRLELYRQMRRARHFDERGWVLYRQGRLGVFPPFGGMEASQVGTAAALTKNDWLFPTYRDTGAALTLGLPIARTLAYWRTSPHGWHMPADLKVLPFYIPIATQYPQAVGAALAERRQGTRNVAMAFIGDGGSSEGDFHEALNFAGALNAPCVFILQNNGWAISVPTRTQTRATDLSRRADGYGIPGVRVDGNDALATYHVTREAVERARGGGGPTLIETVTYRVKPHTVADDPSRYRSEADTAGWDAKDPVTRLRTHLLNAGLMTEASEAELLAEIAAEFEAALAEADGYPEPTPAEILDHVFAEPTPQLRKQRAEILAEHAQDKKEQA; encoded by the coding sequence ATGGTGCAGTGCCTCGCGCCGGACGGCTCGGTCGTCCGCGAGGACCTGCTGCCCAACCCCGCCACGCGCCTGGAGCTGTACCGGCAGATGCGCCGCGCCCGGCACTTCGACGAGCGCGGCTGGGTGCTGTACCGCCAGGGCCGCCTGGGCGTCTTCCCGCCCTTCGGTGGCATGGAAGCCAGTCAGGTCGGCACCGCCGCTGCGCTGACGAAGAACGACTGGCTGTTTCCCACGTACCGTGACACCGGCGCGGCCCTGACCCTCGGGCTGCCCATCGCGCGCACCCTGGCGTACTGGCGCACGTCACCGCACGGGTGGCACATGCCCGCCGACCTGAAGGTCCTGCCCTTCTACATCCCGATCGCCACGCAGTATCCGCAGGCGGTGGGCGCGGCCCTCGCCGAGCGACGCCAGGGCACCCGCAACGTCGCCATGGCCTTCATCGGGGATGGCGGCAGCAGCGAGGGGGACTTCCACGAGGCCCTGAACTTCGCCGGGGCCCTGAACGCCCCGTGCGTGTTCATCCTCCAGAACAACGGCTGGGCCATCAGCGTGCCCACCCGCACGCAGACGCGCGCCACGGATCTGAGCCGCCGCGCCGACGGGTACGGGATTCCCGGCGTGCGCGTGGATGGTAACGACGCCCTGGCCACCTACCACGTCACCCGTGAAGCCGTGGAGCGCGCCCGGGGAGGCGGCGGCCCCACCCTGATCGAGACGGTCACGTACCGCGTCAAGCCGCACACCGTCGCCGACGACCCCAGCCGCTACCGCAGCGAGGCCGACACCGCCGGCTGGGACGCGAAAGACCCCGTCACGCGCCTGCGCACGCACCTCCTGAACGCGGGCCTGATGACCGAAGCGAGCGAGGCCGAGCTGCTGGCCGAGATCGCCGCCGAGTTCGAGGCCGCCCTGGCCGAAGCTGACGGCTACCCCGAGCCGACCCCCGCCGAGATCCTCGACCACGTGTTCGCCGAACCCACCCCCCAACTGAGGAAGCAGCGCGCGGAGATCCTCGCCGAGCACGCGCAGGACAAGAAGGAGCAGGCATGA
- a CDS encoding alpha-ketoacid dehydrogenase subunit beta — protein sequence MTATATPPTGTTKNMTMVAAINDALDIALAADDTVHIFGEDVGVMGGVFRATDGLQAKYGQERVFDTPLAEAAIVGMGIGMGLAGLKPVAEIQFAGFLYPALDQILSHLGRYRHRTRSRYHLPMVIRAPYGGGVHTPEQHADSPEAILAHTPGVKVVIPSTPADAKGLLLSAINDPDPVFFFEAIKLYRSVKEDVPVGDYRVPIGKARMVTEGDDVTVICYGGMVEVAQKAAAAAQAAGIGVEVIDLRTLVPMDTDTIITSVAKTGRAVIVTEAPRTAGFHSEIAAIIAEEAIEHLRAPIVRVTGFDAPYPPFTAVEDVYRPNPLRVAKAIRQVMDY from the coding sequence ATGACCGCCACCGCCACCCCACCCACCGGCACCACCAAGAACATGACCATGGTCGCCGCCATCAACGACGCCCTCGACATCGCCCTGGCCGCCGACGACACCGTGCACATCTTCGGGGAGGACGTCGGCGTCATGGGCGGCGTGTTCCGCGCCACCGACGGCCTTCAGGCCAAATACGGTCAGGAACGCGTGTTCGACACGCCCCTCGCCGAGGCCGCCATCGTCGGCATGGGCATCGGCATGGGCCTCGCGGGCCTCAAACCCGTCGCGGAAATCCAGTTCGCGGGCTTCCTCTACCCCGCCCTCGACCAGATCCTCTCCCACCTCGGCCGCTACCGGCACCGCACCCGCAGCCGCTACCACCTCCCCATGGTCATCCGCGCCCCCTACGGCGGCGGCGTCCACACCCCCGAACAGCACGCCGACAGCCCCGAAGCGATCCTCGCGCACACGCCCGGCGTGAAAGTCGTGATCCCCAGCACCCCCGCCGACGCCAAAGGCCTGCTGCTCTCGGCCATCAACGACCCCGACCCCGTCTTCTTCTTCGAGGCCATCAAGCTCTACCGCAGCGTGAAAGAGGACGTCCCCGTCGGCGACTACCGCGTCCCCATCGGTAAGGCCCGGATGGTCACGGAAGGCGACGACGTCACCGTCATCTGCTACGGCGGCATGGTCGAAGTCGCCCAGAAAGCCGCCGCTGCCGCACAGGCCGCCGGCATCGGCGTTGAAGTCATCGACCTGCGCACCCTCGTCCCCATGGACACCGACACCATCATCACCAGCGTCGCCAAGACCGGCCGCGCCGTCATCGTCACCGAAGCGCCCCGCACTGCCGGATTCCACAGCGAAATCGCCGCCATCATCGCCGAAGAAGCCATCGAACACCTCCGCGCCCCCATCGTCCGCGTCACCGGCTTCGACGCCCCCTACCCACCCTTCACCGCCGTCGAGGACGTGTACCGACCCAACCCGCTGCGCGTGGCGAAGGCGATCCGGCAGGTCATGGACTACTGA
- a CDS encoding C39 family peptidase has product MQPPTPEVTPAPPPAAPSRVLPARASVTGIRHEYQRLNNCGPVTIGMALSRWGGTLNQSDIAPKLKPSRGDVNVSPEELAAFARAQGMDVHLARGGDRALLRSLLASGFPVIVETWFVTPDSGGMGHYRLLTGYDDRAGQFSALDSYLGPLRMDYAKFDELWRSFGRTFLIVTPPSKRAALAGVLDWRADRAQEQAEVLRIAGREAERRNDAVGFLTLGQAQLDTGDARAAARTFDRAFAAAPDRTLDPTRPAWVQGGLPWRALWYSFGPLEAYTRTGQYARVLTLTGAVLRSVPTHEEAHYWRARALSGLGRTAEAQAAYREALRLRPGYAEARQELNRL; this is encoded by the coding sequence GTGCAGCCGCCCACGCCGGAGGTCACGCCCGCGCCTCCTCCAGCTGCGCCGTCCCGGGTGCTGCCCGCGCGGGCCAGCGTCACGGGCATCCGGCACGAGTACCAGCGGCTGAACAACTGCGGGCCGGTCACGATCGGCATGGCCCTGAGCCGCTGGGGCGGCACGCTGAATCAGTCCGACATCGCGCCGAAACTCAAGCCGTCGCGGGGGGACGTGAACGTCTCGCCGGAGGAACTCGCGGCGTTCGCGCGGGCGCAGGGCATGGACGTGCATCTGGCGCGCGGCGGCGACCGCGCGCTGCTGCGGTCACTGCTCGCGTCGGGCTTCCCGGTGATCGTGGAGACGTGGTTCGTCACGCCGGACTCTGGCGGGATGGGACACTACCGCCTGCTGACCGGGTACGACGACCGGGCCGGGCAGTTCAGCGCGCTGGACTCGTACCTGGGGCCGCTGCGGATGGACTACGCGAAGTTCGACGAGCTGTGGCGGTCCTTCGGGCGCACCTTCCTGATCGTCACGCCACCGTCGAAACGGGCGGCCCTGGCGGGCGTGCTGGACTGGCGGGCCGACCGCGCGCAGGAGCAGGCGGAGGTACTGCGGATCGCCGGGCGCGAGGCGGAACGGCGCAACGACGCGGTGGGCTTCCTGACGCTCGGGCAGGCGCAGCTGGACACCGGGGACGCCCGCGCCGCCGCGCGCACCTTCGACCGGGCGTTCGCCGCCGCGCCCGACCGCACCCTGGACCCGACCCGGCCCGCGTGGGTGCAGGGCGGGCTGCCATGGCGCGCGCTGTGGTACTCGTTCGGGCCGCTGGAGGCGTACACCCGCACCGGGCAGTACGCGCGGGTGTTGACACTGACAGGCGCGGTGCTGCGCTCGGTCCCCACGCACGAGGAGGCGCACTACTGGCGGGCTCGCGCCCTATCCGGCCTGGGACGCACCGCCGAAGCACAGGCCGCGTACCGCGAGGCGCTGCGCCTGCGCCCCGGCTACGCGGAGGCGCGGCAGGAGTTGAACCGCCTGTAA
- a CDS encoding type III polyketide synthase, giving the protein MRRMPLTPHLRALVTGTPPHLTPQTQVQEAARTLFPRMAARPQLLDVFTNAMIDTRALARPLEWYLTPRGFGEKNAVFVQEARALTRRLAKEALAAAQITPANVDAVVVVNTSGISAPSLDADLIEHLGINRHAARLPVWGLGCAGGASGLARAADLVRAGYRRVLYVAVELCSLTLVHGDETKSNFVGTALFSDGGAAAVLTHPDEPGPAPLAELCGAYSTLIENSEDIMGWDVVDEGLKVRFSRDIPTLVRGMMQGNVQAALSAHGWSQDTVDTYVVHPGGVKVLSAYEDALNLPAGALDASRHVLRHYGNMSSVTVLFVLQETLRAHPQGRALLSAMGPGFSAEHVLLNFPG; this is encoded by the coding sequence ATGCGGCGCATGCCCCTGACCCCCCACCTGCGCGCCCTCGTGACGGGCACGCCCCCGCACCTGACCCCGCAGACGCAGGTGCAGGAGGCGGCCCGCACACTCTTCCCGCGCATGGCGGCCCGCCCGCAACTGCTGGACGTCTTCACGAACGCGATGATCGACACGCGCGCCCTGGCCCGCCCACTCGAGTGGTACCTCACCCCACGCGGCTTCGGCGAGAAGAACGCCGTCTTCGTGCAGGAAGCCCGCGCCCTGACCCGCCGACTGGCGAAAGAGGCGCTGGCCGCCGCGCAGATCACCCCCGCCAACGTGGACGCCGTGGTCGTCGTGAACACCAGCGGCATCAGCGCACCCAGCCTCGACGCCGACCTGATCGAGCACCTCGGGATCAACCGGCACGCCGCCCGCCTGCCCGTGTGGGGCCTGGGCTGCGCCGGGGGCGCCAGCGGACTGGCCCGCGCCGCCGACCTCGTCCGCGCCGGGTACCGCCGCGTGCTGTACGTCGCCGTGGAACTGTGCAGCCTGACCCTCGTGCACGGCGACGAGACCAAGAGCAACTTCGTCGGCACCGCCCTCTTCTCCGATGGGGGCGCCGCCGCCGTCCTCACCCACCCCGACGAACCCGGCCCCGCCCCCCTGGCCGAACTGTGCGGCGCGTACTCCACCCTGATCGAGAACAGCGAGGACATCATGGGCTGGGACGTCGTGGACGAGGGCCTGAAAGTCCGCTTCAGCCGCGACATCCCCACCCTGGTGCGCGGCATGATGCAGGGGAACGTCCAGGCCGCCCTGAGCGCACACGGCTGGAGCCAGGACACCGTGGACACCTACGTCGTCCACCCCGGCGGCGTGAAAGTCCTCAGCGCCTACGAGGACGCCCTGAACCTCCCCGCCGGAGCGCTGGACGCCAGCCGCCACGTCCTGCGCCACTACGGCAACATGAGTAGCGTCACCGTCCTGTTCGTGTTGCAAGAAACCCTGCGCGCCCACCCACAGGGCCGCGCCCTCCTGAGCGCCATGGGCCCCGGCTTCAGCGCCGAACACGTCCTCCTGAACTTCCCCGGCTGA
- a CDS encoding aldo/keto reductase, translating to MTDTTPNAAQSGTFEIGGDLTVTRLGFGAMRVTGDGVWGDPADREGALTTLRRLPELGVNLIDTADSYGPAVSEELIREALHPYDTVVIATKGGLTRTGPNVWMPVGRPEYLKQQAHLSRRRLGVDRIDLWQLHRIDPNVPRDEQFGAIRELMDEGVIRHAGLSEVTVEEIEAARNVFPVATVQNLYNLANRKSEDVLDYCQQEHIGFIPWYPLAAGNLAREGSVLTDIAARLGATPSQIALAWVLKRSPVMLPIPGTGKVRHLEENVAAARLTLTDEDFRALDEVGRQEWEKQQN from the coding sequence ATGACCGACACCACCCCCAACGCCGCCCAGAGCGGCACCTTCGAGATCGGCGGCGACCTGACCGTCACCCGCCTGGGCTTCGGCGCGATGCGCGTCACCGGCGACGGCGTGTGGGGCGACCCCGCCGACCGCGAGGGCGCCCTGACCACCCTGCGCCGCCTGCCGGAACTCGGCGTGAACCTCATCGACACTGCCGACAGCTACGGCCCGGCCGTCAGCGAGGAACTCATCCGCGAGGCGCTGCACCCCTACGACACGGTCGTGATCGCCACGAAGGGCGGCCTGACCCGCACCGGCCCGAACGTGTGGATGCCCGTGGGCCGCCCCGAGTACCTCAAGCAGCAGGCGCACCTCTCCCGCCGCCGCCTGGGCGTGGACCGCATCGACCTGTGGCAACTGCACCGCATCGACCCGAACGTGCCGCGCGACGAGCAGTTCGGCGCGATCAGGGAACTCATGGACGAGGGCGTCATCCGCCACGCGGGTCTCTCCGAGGTGACGGTCGAGGAGATCGAGGCCGCCCGCAACGTGTTCCCCGTCGCCACCGTGCAGAACCTTTACAACCTCGCCAACCGCAAGAGCGAGGACGTGCTGGACTACTGCCAGCAGGAGCACATCGGCTTCATCCCCTGGTACCCACTGGCCGCCGGGAACCTCGCCAGGGAAGGCAGTGTCCTGACCGACATTGCCGCCCGACTGGGCGCCACGCCCTCCCAGATTGCGCTGGCCTGGGTTCTGAAACGCAGCCCCGTCATGCTGCCCATCCCCGGCACCGGCAAGGTCCGGCACCTGGAAGAAAACGTCGCCGCCGCCCGCCTCACCCTGACCGACGAGGACTTCCGCGCGCTGGACGAGGTCGGCCGTCAGGAATGGGAGAAACAGCAGAACTGA
- a CDS encoding nitroreductase family protein, whose protein sequence is MDLIDGMLARRTTNGPFRPDPVSREHQHLLMRVAQAAPSHFNSQPWRFVLIENPDTIAQVAGIAGQSMTELIEGGVFFERYRRYFRFTEKEMEERRDGIHIDHLPGPLKPFTRQVFSDAGLKLMRQLGVPKKLGEDNRKLVAGSPLLLAVLLDKGEYRPGELSGFYSVFGMGAAMENIWNAVGALGMGIQFVSTPMEIPRHWQAIQDLLRVPGDLELMAVYRLGYLPHDQARPSIDWSSRHRKRLDQFVYRDTCEQPERE, encoded by the coding sequence ATGGACCTGATCGACGGCATGCTCGCGCGGCGCACCACCAACGGCCCCTTCCGCCCGGACCCGGTCAGCCGCGAGCACCAGCACCTCCTGATGCGGGTCGCGCAGGCGGCGCCCAGCCACTTCAACAGCCAGCCGTGGCGCTTCGTGCTCATCGAGAACCCGGACACCATCGCGCAGGTCGCTGGCATCGCCGGGCAGAGCATGACCGAACTCATCGAGGGCGGCGTGTTCTTCGAACGCTACCGCCGCTACTTCCGCTTCACCGAGAAGGAGATGGAGGAGCGGCGCGACGGCATTCACATCGACCACCTGCCCGGCCCGCTGAAACCCTTCACGCGGCAGGTGTTCAGCGACGCCGGGCTGAAACTCATGCGGCAACTCGGCGTGCCGAAAAAACTCGGGGAGGACAACCGCAAACTCGTGGCAGGCAGCCCCCTGCTGCTGGCCGTCCTCCTTGACAAGGGCGAGTACCGTCCCGGCGAACTGTCCGGCTTCTACTCCGTGTTCGGCATGGGCGCTGCCATGGAGAACATCTGGAACGCCGTAGGCGCGCTCGGCATGGGCATCCAGTTCGTCAGCACGCCCATGGAGATCCCCCGCCACTGGCAGGCCATCCAGGACCTGCTGCGCGTCCCCGGCGACCTGGAACTCATGGCCGTGTACCGCCTGGGGTACCTGCCGCACGATCAGGCGCGGCCCAGCATCGACTGGAGCAGCCGCCACCGCAAACGCCTGGATCAGTTCGTGTACCGCGACACCTGCGAGCAGCCCGAACGGGAGTGA